A window of the Cystobacter fuscus genome harbors these coding sequences:
- a CDS encoding glycoside hydrolase family 2 TIM barrel-domain containing protein, with amino-acid sequence MWAAWLVCLGLGCVANQPVPPKGEEPTPPATDQSPGRRVDFDRDWKFVLVNPEGITDPSGSYATAHEPSFDDSSWRKLNVPHDWSIERDPSPGPGTTSGTGFFQGGLGWYRKTFTLPSSMAGKKLSIEFDGVYMDSYVYVNGELVGNHPYGYTAFDVDLSSRVYTDGVTPNVIAVKVQNQLPSSRWYSGSGIYRHVHLTVTDPIHVVRWGTFVTVPELEKTVGEGYANVRVQTDVVNEGGTPKDVEVRSLVKDANGKVVAQVTSLATALGPAPQRLTATLRVEHPTLWSLANPYRYTLETALVSEGKEVDTTSTRFGMRYFRIDPNEGFSLNGESTKIQGVDLHHDLGALGAAVHRDALVRQMTIMKSMGVNALRTAHNPPAPELIDICEEMGIVMLVEAFDSWRTGKNPYDYGRFFDEHSDADIKEMVNAAKNSPAVIMWSIGNEIPDSTSEAGLAMAQRLVEDIKSIDTSRPIVIGSDKYRRVPAPESPAARILGLLDGLGLNYNTAKSVDGLRAAFPGKFLFESESSSETSTRGVYQDPHLLNTGENYTPGKRGTSSYDNNLASWTMSGEYGLKKDRDRKFFAGEFLWSGIDYIGEPTPYDVYPVKASFFGAVDTAGFPKDMYYLFKSQWTQEPMVHLLPMNWTDHAPGQPVAVWAYANVDTVELLLNGQSLGERKFSHKKTLDGRAYLETDEATGDDKTFTSGPFPGSYTSPNGSAGKLHLSWSVPFAPGELVAVAKKDGVEVARDVLRTAGAPNTLRLTPDKTVITADGKSLVFVTAEVVDSKGVMVPSAANLIHFQVTGGALVGADNGRQESAENYKASSRTAFNGKALAIIQSSVTSGPITVTASSDGLTPGSTTIVSEGGSGSVAGSAATSTPVGPARSVGTVPAADPEIPTADASYSGSPQSVPAAMLDGNKTSGGWSNFYEKAATALLPAVSQANASDWVSLKWPQARSLDSVTAWFTTGAKRVLPASLVVTYWDGKGYVPVSHPSISWASASNQPTVISFDPVQTTELRLEMTSPAPGSATGFLQISELEVPVSR; translated from the coding sequence ATGTGGGCTGCCTGGCTGGTGTGTCTGGGACTGGGATGTGTGGCGAACCAGCCGGTGCCCCCGAAGGGCGAAGAGCCTACTCCCCCTGCCACGGATCAGAGCCCTGGCAGGCGTGTGGACTTCGACAGGGATTGGAAGTTCGTCCTGGTCAACCCCGAGGGAATCACCGACCCGAGCGGTTCCTATGCGACCGCGCATGAGCCGTCTTTCGATGACTCGTCGTGGAGGAAGCTGAATGTTCCTCACGACTGGAGCATCGAGCGGGACCCCAGCCCGGGGCCGGGGACCACCAGTGGGACGGGCTTCTTCCAGGGGGGTCTGGGCTGGTACCGGAAGACTTTCACCCTCCCGTCGTCGATGGCGGGAAAGAAGCTCTCCATCGAATTCGATGGCGTGTACATGGACTCCTACGTCTATGTGAATGGTGAACTGGTGGGCAACCACCCCTATGGCTACACCGCCTTCGACGTGGACCTGTCCTCCCGGGTGTACACGGATGGGGTGACGCCCAACGTCATCGCCGTGAAGGTCCAGAACCAGCTTCCGAGCAGCCGGTGGTACTCCGGCAGTGGCATCTACAGGCACGTCCACCTGACGGTGACGGACCCCATCCACGTGGTGCGTTGGGGCACCTTCGTCACCGTCCCGGAACTCGAGAAGACGGTGGGAGAGGGCTACGCGAACGTCCGCGTGCAGACCGACGTGGTCAACGAGGGCGGCACCCCGAAGGACGTAGAGGTCCGCTCCCTGGTGAAGGACGCCAACGGGAAGGTCGTGGCGCAGGTCACGTCACTCGCCACCGCGCTGGGCCCGGCGCCCCAGCGGCTCACGGCCACCCTCCGGGTCGAGCACCCCACGCTCTGGTCGTTGGCGAATCCCTACCGGTACACCCTGGAAACCGCCCTCGTCTCCGAGGGCAAGGAGGTGGACACCACCTCCACCCGCTTCGGCATGCGGTATTTCCGCATCGATCCCAACGAGGGCTTCTCGCTCAACGGCGAGTCCACGAAGATCCAGGGAGTCGATCTGCACCATGATCTCGGCGCCCTGGGGGCGGCCGTTCACCGCGATGCCCTGGTGCGGCAGATGACGATCATGAAGAGCATGGGGGTCAACGCCCTCAGGACCGCGCACAACCCGCCTGCTCCCGAACTGATCGACATCTGCGAGGAGATGGGCATCGTCATGCTGGTGGAGGCCTTCGACTCCTGGAGGACCGGGAAGAACCCGTATGACTACGGGCGCTTCTTCGATGAGCACAGTGATGCCGACATCAAGGAGATGGTGAACGCCGCCAAGAACTCTCCCGCGGTCATCATGTGGTCCATTGGCAACGAGATTCCGGATTCGACCTCGGAGGCGGGTCTGGCGATGGCCCAGCGACTGGTCGAGGACATCAAGTCCATCGACACCTCCCGGCCCATCGTCATCGGCTCGGACAAGTACCGGCGCGTGCCTGCTCCGGAGTCGCCGGCCGCGCGCATCCTCGGGCTGCTGGATGGCCTGGGTCTGAACTACAACACGGCGAAGTCGGTGGATGGGCTCCGGGCCGCGTTTCCGGGCAAGTTCCTCTTCGAGTCGGAGTCCTCGTCGGAGACGTCCACCCGGGGCGTGTACCAGGACCCCCACCTGCTGAACACCGGTGAGAACTACACCCCGGGCAAGCGGGGCACGTCCTCCTACGACAACAACCTGGCCTCCTGGACCATGAGTGGGGAGTACGGCCTGAAGAAGGACCGGGACCGGAAGTTCTTCGCCGGCGAGTTCCTCTGGTCGGGCATCGACTACATCGGCGAGCCGACCCCGTACGACGTCTATCCCGTGAAGGCCTCGTTCTTTGGCGCCGTGGACACGGCCGGCTTCCCCAAGGACATGTATTACCTGTTCAAGAGCCAGTGGACCCAGGAGCCCATGGTCCATCTGCTTCCCATGAACTGGACGGACCACGCGCCTGGCCAGCCCGTGGCTGTCTGGGCCTATGCCAATGTCGATACGGTGGAGCTGCTCCTGAACGGCCAGTCCCTGGGCGAGCGGAAGTTCAGCCACAAGAAGACCCTGGATGGCCGGGCGTATCTGGAGACGGACGAGGCCACCGGTGACGACAAGACATTCACCTCGGGCCCCTTCCCGGGCAGCTACACCAGTCCCAATGGCAGTGCCGGCAAGCTGCACCTGTCCTGGAGCGTGCCGTTCGCGCCGGGAGAGCTGGTGGCGGTCGCCAAGAAGGACGGCGTGGAGGTGGCCCGGGACGTGCTGCGGACCGCCGGAGCGCCGAACACCTTGAGGCTGACCCCGGACAAGACGGTCATCACCGCGGACGGCAAGTCGCTGGTGTTCGTGACGGCCGAGGTCGTGGACTCGAAGGGGGTGATGGTTCCCAGCGCCGCGAACCTGATTCACTTCCAGGTGACGGGCGGAGCCCTGGTGGGCGCCGACAACGGGCGTCAGGAGAGCGCGGAGAACTACAAGGCCTCTTCCCGGACGGCCTTCAACGGCAAGGCGCTGGCCATCATCCAGTCCAGCGTCACCTCCGGGCCCATCACCGTCACCGCGTCATCGGACGGGCTGACTCCGGGCTCCACGACGATTGTCTCCGAGGGCGGGAGTGGTTCCGTGGCTGGCTCCGCGGCGACCTCGACTCCGGTGGGCCCGGCCAGGAGCGTGGGGACCGTGCCGGCAGCGGATCCGGAAATCCCCACCGCTGACGCGAGCTACTCGGGCTCTCCCCAGTCGGTGCCCGCGGCGATGCTCGACGGGAACAAGACCTCGGGGGGCTGGTCGAACTTCTATGAGAAGGCGGCCACCGCGCTCCTGCCCGCGGTGAGCCAGGCCAACGCGTCGGACTGGGTCTCGCTCAAGTGGCCCCAGGCGCGGTCCCTCGATTCCGTGACGGCCTGGTTCACGACCGGCGCGAAGCGCGTGCTGCCCGCCTCGCTCGTGGTGACCTACTGGGACGGCAAGGGCTACGTGCCGGTCTCCCACCCCTCCATCTCCTGGGCGTCCGCCTCGAACCAGCCCACGGTGATCTCCTTCGACCCGGTCCAGACCACCGAGCTGCGGCTGGAGATGACGAGCCCCGCTCCGGGGTCCGCCACCGGCTTCCTGCAGATCTCGGAGCTCGAGGTGCCAGTGAGCCGCTGA
- a CDS encoding SDR family NAD(P)-dependent oxidoreductase produces the protein MKRLENKVAVITGGGGGIGAATAKLFLQEGARVLIVGRTEEKLRKTLQELHHENLGYAVADVSRVEDTRRYIQQAAERFGGVDVLVGNAGAEGPYKPLDEHSVEDFDEVMAVNVRGCWLAVKYAFPEMRKRGGGSIVLTSSVMGLVAFPSNSAYTAAKHAVVGLARSLAHDGAPFNIRVNAVCPGVIDNDMTAGIHTRLAPGNEDVVKSRMAQRIPMQRYGTNEEIARLNLFLASDESSYSTGGVFVSDGGMTAGVRGR, from the coding sequence ATGAAGAGGTTGGAGAACAAGGTCGCCGTCATCACTGGCGGTGGCGGCGGGATTGGCGCGGCGACGGCGAAGCTCTTCCTGCAGGAGGGCGCCCGGGTGCTGATCGTGGGCCGCACCGAGGAGAAGCTTCGCAAGACGCTCCAGGAACTCCACCACGAGAACCTCGGCTACGCCGTCGCGGACGTGTCCAGGGTCGAGGACACGCGGCGCTACATCCAGCAGGCGGCGGAGCGCTTCGGCGGCGTCGACGTGCTGGTGGGCAACGCGGGCGCCGAGGGCCCCTACAAGCCCCTGGACGAGCACTCCGTGGAGGACTTCGACGAGGTGATGGCCGTCAACGTGCGCGGCTGCTGGTTGGCCGTCAAATACGCGTTCCCCGAGATGCGCAAGCGCGGAGGCGGGAGCATCGTCCTCACCTCCTCGGTGATGGGGCTCGTCGCGTTTCCGTCCAACTCGGCGTACACCGCCGCCAAGCACGCGGTGGTGGGCCTGGCGCGCTCGCTGGCGCACGACGGCGCGCCGTTCAACATCCGGGTGAACGCGGTGTGCCCGGGCGTCATCGACAACGACATGACGGCGGGTATCCACACGCGGCTCGCGCCCGGCAACGAGGACGTGGTGAAGAGCCGGATGGCTCAGCGAATCCCCATGCAGCGCTACGGGACGAACGAGGAGATCGCCCGTCTGAACCTCTTCCTCGCCAGTGACGAGAGCAGCTACAGCACGGGTGGGGTGTTCGTGTCGGACGGCGGCATGACAGCCGGCGTGCGAGGCCGGTGA
- a CDS encoding type IV pilin protein, whose translation MHRPNIRKHRGFTIIEFTIVTAMLSILAVIAIPNFLKRQALAAQGEAKGNLKAWFSAQRAYHEENGRYSENVHTVGFLPESGNRYAYYFGSALNCIIRNASGVTDSPNANCITVDRAEFPNNVLTPKVTPPSSPTYEGEGANPGMPGLGGCTTGIGCNISGLAAGNIDDEFRGIDSWWISTKDAQTITAACGNSETESVAGEPYNSFNDIDCD comes from the coding sequence ATGCACCGTCCCAACATTCGCAAGCATCGAGGCTTCACGATCATCGAATTCACGATCGTGACGGCCATGCTCAGCATCCTCGCGGTCATCGCCATCCCGAACTTCCTCAAGCGGCAGGCCCTCGCCGCGCAGGGGGAGGCCAAAGGCAACTTGAAGGCCTGGTTCTCCGCTCAGCGCGCCTACCACGAGGAGAACGGCAGATACTCGGAGAACGTGCATACCGTGGGCTTCCTGCCCGAGAGTGGCAACCGCTACGCCTACTACTTCGGGTCCGCCTTGAACTGCATCATCCGCAATGCGTCGGGCGTCACCGACTCCCCGAACGCCAACTGCATCACCGTCGACAGGGCGGAGTTCCCGAACAACGTCCTGACGCCCAAGGTCACCCCGCCGTCCTCGCCCACGTACGAGGGCGAGGGCGCGAACCCGGGCATGCCCGGCCTCGGTGGCTGCACCACGGGCATCGGCTGCAACATCTCCGGCCTGGCCGCTGGCAACATCGACGACGAGTTCAGGGGCATCGACTCCTGGTGGATCTCGACCAAGGACGCCCAGACGATCACCGCGGCCTGCGGCAACAGCGAGACCGAGAGCGTCGCTGGCGAGCCCTACAACTCCTTCAACGACATCGACTGCGACTGA